In Prescottella soli, a genomic segment contains:
- a CDS encoding cystathionine beta-synthase, which yields MRIADHVVDLIGNTPLVKLSSVVGEGSGLVAAKVEYLNPGGSSKDRIAVKMIDAAEASGELQPGGTIVEPTSGNTGVGLALVAQKRGYKCVFVCPDKVSEDKRNVLRAYGAEVVVCPTAVAPEHPDSYYNVSDRLVKEIPGAWKPNQYANPGGPDSHYETTGPEIWRDTDGKVTHFVAGVGTGGTITGTGRYLKEISGGKVKVIGADPEGSVYSGGTGRPYLVEGVGEDFWPTAYDPSVPDEIIAVSDADSFEMTRRLAREEGLLVGGSCGMAVVAALEVAKRDPDAVVVVLLPDGGRGYLSKIFNDEWMASYGFLRSRLDGDSSERTVGDVLRGKSGELPDLVHTHPGETLRDAIEILREYGVSQMPVVGAEPPVMAGEVAGSVSERDLLSAVFEGRAGLADPVEKHMSKPFPLIGAHEPVSAATKALGDTDALMVVDDGKPVGVITRHDLLGFLSAGA from the coding sequence ATGCGCATCGCGGATCATGTCGTCGACCTCATCGGCAACACCCCCTTGGTCAAGCTGTCCTCCGTGGTCGGAGAGGGCTCCGGGCTGGTGGCCGCCAAGGTCGAGTACCTCAATCCGGGCGGCAGCTCCAAGGACCGCATCGCGGTCAAGATGATCGACGCCGCCGAGGCGTCCGGCGAGCTGCAGCCGGGCGGCACCATCGTCGAGCCCACGTCCGGCAACACCGGCGTCGGCCTGGCCCTGGTCGCGCAGAAGCGCGGCTACAAGTGCGTGTTCGTCTGCCCCGACAAGGTCAGCGAGGACAAGCGCAACGTGCTCCGTGCCTACGGTGCGGAGGTCGTCGTGTGCCCCACCGCGGTCGCGCCCGAGCATCCGGACAGCTACTACAACGTCTCCGACCGCCTGGTGAAGGAGATCCCGGGCGCCTGGAAGCCCAACCAGTACGCCAACCCGGGCGGCCCCGACAGCCACTACGAGACCACCGGTCCGGAGATCTGGCGCGACACCGACGGCAAGGTGACGCACTTCGTCGCCGGCGTCGGCACGGGCGGCACCATCACCGGCACGGGCCGCTACCTCAAGGAGATCTCGGGCGGCAAGGTCAAGGTCATCGGCGCCGACCCCGAGGGCTCGGTCTACTCGGGCGGCACCGGCCGGCCGTACCTCGTCGAGGGCGTCGGTGAGGACTTCTGGCCCACCGCGTACGACCCGTCCGTGCCCGACGAGATCATCGCCGTCTCCGACGCCGACTCGTTCGAGATGACCCGCCGTCTTGCCCGCGAGGAGGGCCTGCTGGTCGGCGGCTCGTGCGGCATGGCCGTCGTCGCGGCGCTCGAGGTCGCGAAGCGTGACCCGGACGCCGTCGTCGTGGTGCTGCTGCCCGACGGTGGCCGCGGTTACCTGTCGAAGATCTTCAACGACGAGTGGATGGCGTCGTACGGCTTCCTGCGCTCCCGCCTCGACGGCGACAGCAGCGAGCGGACCGTCGGCGACGTGCTGCGCGGCAAGTCCGGCGAGCTGCCCGACCTGGTGCACACGCATCCGGGTGAGACGCTGCGCGACGCGATCGAGATCCTGCGCGAGTACGGCGTCTCGCAGATGCCCGTCGTCGGCGCCGAGCCGCCGGTCATGGCCGGCGAGGTCGCGGGTAGCGTGTCCGAGCGTGACCTGCTGAGCGCGGTCTTCGAGGGTCGCGCCGGGCTGGCCGACCCGGTCGAGAAGCACATGAGCAAGCCGTTCCCGCTGATCGGTGCGCACGAGCCGGTTTCGGCGGCGACCAAGGCCCTCGGCGACACCGACGCCCTGATGGTCGTCGACGACGGCAAGCCTGTCGGTGTCATCACTCGACACGATCTGCTCGGGTTCCTCAGCGCCGGAGCCTGA
- a CDS encoding acetyl-CoA C-acetyltransferase: MPEAVIVSVARSPIGRAVKGSLASMRPDDLAAQMVAAAIAKVPELDPTEIDDLMLGCGLPGGKAGFNMGRIVAIKLGYDTLPGTTITRYCSSSLQTTRMALHAIKAGEGDVFISAGVESVSSFAAGTSDSLPDTKNPFFADAMERTATAAQGGVQWNDPRENGIVPDAYIAMGQTAENVAQLTGITREDQDQWGVRSQNRAEEAIKAGFFEREITPVTLADGTVVSTDDGPRAGVTYDAVSQLKPVFRPDGTINAGNCCPLNDGAAALVIMSDTKAKELGLTPLARVVSTGVSGLSPEIMGLGPIEATKKALALAGKSISDIDLFEINEAFAVQVLGSARALGIDEDKLNVSGGAIAVGHPFGMTGARITATLLNNLQTHDKQFGVETMCVGGGQGMAMVLERLA, from the coding sequence ATGCCCGAGGCAGTCATTGTCTCCGTTGCCCGTTCGCCGATCGGCCGTGCCGTCAAGGGCTCGCTGGCAAGCATGCGTCCGGACGATCTGGCCGCGCAGATGGTCGCCGCCGCGATCGCCAAGGTTCCCGAGCTCGATCCCACCGAGATCGACGACCTGATGCTGGGCTGTGGCCTGCCGGGCGGCAAGGCCGGCTTCAACATGGGCCGCATCGTGGCCATCAAGCTGGGCTACGACACCCTGCCCGGCACCACGATCACCCGCTACTGCTCGTCGTCGTTGCAGACCACCCGCATGGCGCTGCACGCGATCAAGGCCGGCGAAGGCGACGTGTTCATCTCCGCCGGTGTCGAGTCGGTGTCGAGCTTCGCCGCCGGTACCTCGGACTCGCTGCCCGACACGAAGAACCCGTTCTTCGCCGACGCCATGGAGCGCACCGCCACCGCCGCCCAGGGCGGCGTTCAGTGGAACGACCCGCGGGAGAACGGCATCGTCCCCGACGCGTACATCGCTATGGGCCAGACCGCCGAGAACGTCGCGCAGCTGACCGGCATCACCCGCGAGGATCAGGACCAGTGGGGCGTCCGTTCGCAGAACCGCGCCGAGGAGGCCATCAAGGCCGGCTTCTTCGAGCGTGAGATCACCCCGGTCACCCTGGCCGACGGCACGGTCGTCAGCACCGACGACGGCCCGCGCGCCGGCGTCACCTACGACGCCGTCAGCCAGCTGAAGCCGGTCTTCCGCCCCGACGGCACCATCAACGCCGGCAACTGCTGCCCGCTGAACGACGGTGCGGCCGCGCTGGTCATCATGAGCGACACCAAGGCCAAGGAGCTGGGCCTGACCCCGCTCGCCCGCGTCGTGTCGACCGGTGTCTCCGGCCTGTCCCCCGAGATCATGGGCCTGGGCCCGATCGAGGCCACCAAGAAGGCGCTCGCGCTCGCCGGCAAGTCGATCAGCGACATCGACCTGTTCGAGATCAACGAGGCCTTCGCGGTGCAGGTGCTGGGCTCGGCCCGCGCCCTCGGCATCGACGAGGACAAGCTGAACGTCTCCGGTGGCGCCATCGCCGTCGGCCACCCGTTCGGTATGACCGGCGCCCGCATCACCGCGACGCTGCTCAACAACCTGCAGACCCACGACAAGCAGTTCGGTGTCGAGACCATGTGTGTCGGCGGCGGCCAGGGCATGGCGATGGTGCTCGAGCGCCTCGCGTAA
- a CDS encoding Bax inhibitor-1/YccA family protein, which produces MRTTSNPVFKNLPKQEGGGYATFGSAQAGAAQVAQEYGQQYPAQEQYQTPQRAMTIDDVVTKTAITLGVLTISAIISYFLVDGNESLAAPLVIGGGLVGFVLVMVASFGRKMDNPAIVLAYAVCEGLFLGAFSFMFANWAIQGVDASVLIGQAVLGTFGVFFGMLVVYKTGAIRVTPRLTRMIIGGLIGVLVLMIGNLIASFFTPGGFGLRDGGTIAIIFSLVCIALAAFSFLLDFDAADEMIRAQAPEKAAWGVALGLTVTLVWLYVEILRLLSYLNSD; this is translated from the coding sequence GTGCGCACCACCAGCAACCCGGTGTTCAAGAACCTGCCGAAGCAAGAGGGTGGGGGCTACGCCACATTCGGATCTGCGCAGGCGGGTGCTGCGCAGGTTGCACAGGAATACGGCCAGCAGTACCCGGCGCAAGAGCAGTACCAGACGCCGCAGCGGGCCATGACGATCGACGACGTCGTCACCAAGACCGCCATCACGCTGGGTGTGCTGACGATCTCGGCGATCATCTCGTACTTCCTGGTCGACGGAAACGAGAGCCTCGCGGCGCCGCTCGTCATCGGTGGTGGCCTCGTCGGCTTCGTCCTCGTCATGGTGGCGTCGTTCGGCCGGAAGATGGACAACCCGGCGATCGTGCTCGCGTACGCGGTATGCGAGGGCCTCTTCCTCGGCGCGTTCTCGTTCATGTTCGCGAACTGGGCCATCCAGGGCGTCGACGCATCGGTCCTGATCGGGCAGGCCGTCCTCGGCACCTTCGGCGTGTTCTTCGGCATGCTGGTCGTCTACAAGACCGGCGCCATCCGCGTCACGCCGCGACTGACCCGCATGATCATCGGCGGCCTCATCGGCGTCCTGGTCCTGATGATCGGCAACCTGATCGCGAGCTTCTTCACCCCCGGCGGCTTCGGCCTCCGCGACGGCGGCACGATCGCGATCATCTTCAGCCTCGTGTGCATCGCGCTCGCCGCGTTCAGCTTCCTGCTCGACTTCGACGCCGCCGACGAGATGATCCGCGCCCAGGCGCCGGAGAAGGCCGCGTGGGGCGTCGCCCTCGGCCTCACCGTCACCCTGGTCTGGCTGTACGTCGAGATCCTGCGCCTGCTGAGCTACCTCAACAGCGACTAG
- a CDS encoding class I SAM-dependent methyltransferase yields MLSVEDLFSRMRRFPDVEALNLFAVDAADRLILDEAADALAAAPDGAVTVIGDHYGALTLGSAVRFGANDVRVHQDPITGERALVNNAETAGLSDSYRSCELGEDLLAGARVVLLQLPRSLDELDEVADTIARYAAPDVVVYAGGRNKHITPAMNDVLRRSFSNVRATLGRQKSRVLIADTPRPPAASSRFPVTEHLDELGLDVVAHGAVFAGPKLDIGTRFLLEFLPRMRDADTAVDLGCGTGILAVSLAQARPTVTVVASDQSAAAVASAVATARANGVGDRVQALRDDAIASLSDASIDLVVCNPPFHVGAAVHTGGAGKMFDAAGRVLRPGGELWTVYNSHLGYKGALTRAVGPTEVVGRSAKFTVTRSVRAR; encoded by the coding sequence ATGCTCTCCGTCGAAGACCTGTTCAGCCGGATGCGGCGCTTTCCCGACGTCGAGGCGCTCAACCTGTTCGCCGTCGACGCGGCCGACCGGCTGATCCTCGACGAGGCGGCTGACGCCCTCGCCGCCGCGCCGGACGGCGCGGTGACGGTGATCGGCGACCACTACGGCGCGCTCACGCTCGGTTCCGCGGTGCGATTCGGCGCGAACGACGTTCGGGTACACCAGGATCCGATCACCGGTGAACGGGCGCTGGTGAACAACGCCGAGACGGCCGGACTGTCGGACAGCTATCGATCGTGCGAGCTGGGGGAGGACCTGCTCGCTGGGGCGCGGGTCGTGCTGCTGCAGTTGCCGCGCAGCCTTGACGAACTCGACGAGGTCGCCGACACGATCGCGCGGTACGCCGCCCCCGACGTCGTCGTGTACGCGGGTGGCCGGAACAAACACATCACCCCGGCGATGAACGACGTCCTGCGGCGGTCATTCTCGAACGTCCGGGCGACGCTCGGACGGCAGAAGTCGCGGGTGCTGATCGCCGACACGCCCCGGCCGCCGGCCGCGTCGTCGCGTTTCCCCGTCACCGAACACCTCGACGAACTGGGGCTGGACGTCGTCGCGCACGGCGCCGTGTTCGCGGGCCCCAAGCTCGACATCGGAACGCGGTTCCTGCTCGAGTTCCTGCCGCGGATGCGGGACGCCGACACCGCCGTCGACCTGGGGTGCGGCACGGGCATACTCGCCGTCAGCCTCGCACAGGCCCGGCCCACCGTCACCGTCGTCGCGAGTGACCAGTCCGCGGCCGCCGTCGCATCCGCCGTGGCGACCGCCCGGGCCAACGGGGTCGGCGACCGGGTACAGGCGCTGCGCGACGACGCCATCGCGTCGCTGTCCGACGCGAGCATCGACCTGGTCGTGTGCAATCCGCCGTTCCACGTCGGAGCGGCGGTGCACACCGGAGGCGCGGGCAAGATGTTCGACGCCGCCGGCCGCGTGCTGCGACCGGGTGGGGAGCTGTGGACCGTCTACAACTCCCACCTGGGTTACAAGGGCGCGCTGACGCGGGCCGTCGGGCCGACCGAAGTGGTCGGTCGCAGCGCGAAATTCACCGTCACGCGGTCCGTCCGCGCGCGATAG
- a CDS encoding SDR family NAD(P)-dependent oxidoreductase, producing MDRLAEKKVVITGAASGIGRAAAGLMAAEGARVLVADLDADAADEAAEQIGLEGGRAVGIGVDVMDEKSVAAMIDLAVAEFGGLDVLCNHVGGSNPRTDLDLLRMDLAEWDRAIALNARSTVVASRLALPHMIEAGGGSIVNTVSVAGIIGDVLQCAYGASKAAVIRLTQYVATQYGRHNVRCNAIAPGAIMTPALRDNLPKDVIADIQRHNALDLIGEPDDIGWAMVYLASDESRYMSGQTLVLDGGLTAQSPIAASRRVLLDD from the coding sequence ATGGACCGTCTGGCTGAGAAGAAGGTCGTCATCACGGGCGCCGCGAGCGGCATCGGCCGGGCCGCCGCGGGTCTGATGGCCGCCGAGGGTGCGCGGGTCCTGGTCGCGGACCTCGACGCGGACGCCGCGGACGAGGCCGCCGAGCAGATCGGGCTCGAGGGCGGGCGGGCCGTCGGGATCGGCGTCGATGTCATGGACGAGAAGTCGGTGGCCGCGATGATCGACCTGGCGGTCGCCGAGTTCGGCGGCCTCGATGTGCTCTGCAATCACGTCGGCGGCAGCAATCCGCGCACCGATCTGGACCTGCTGCGGATGGACCTCGCCGAGTGGGACCGCGCGATAGCCCTCAACGCACGGAGCACGGTCGTCGCGTCGCGGCTGGCGCTGCCACACATGATCGAGGCAGGTGGCGGCTCTATCGTCAACACGGTCTCGGTCGCCGGGATCATCGGCGACGTCCTGCAGTGCGCCTACGGCGCGTCGAAGGCCGCGGTGATCCGCCTGACGCAGTACGTGGCCACGCAGTACGGCCGACACAACGTGCGCTGCAACGCGATTGCGCCCGGCGCGATCATGACACCGGCACTGCGCGACAACCTACCGAAGGACGTCATCGCGGACATCCAGCGACACAATGCGCTCGACCTGATCGGCGAACCGGACGACATCGGTTGGGCGATGGTATATCTCGCGTCGGACGAGTCGAGATACATGAGCGGGCAGACGCTGGTGCTCGACGGCGGCCTCACCGCGCAGAGCCCGATCGCGGCGAGTCGACGCGTCCTGCTCGACGACTGA
- a CDS encoding alpha/beta fold hydrolase — MRESDWWTRVNAQLRNAWGLTLGDGVAPVERTPSTPIHLELHRDLHRYGPAGDGRPVLLVPPLAVSMHCYDLRPGQSLAAHLLGAGRTPYVVDYGTMSYADRGLGFEEWIDDIVPDALRRVSELHDGADVDVIGWSLGGTLSLLTASAHPDLPIASIAALGTPADYSRIPMMAAARGVGRFTGHRPVTELTRLMGGLPAPLVQVGYRATAPQRELLKPWFVARNLHDTETLARMEAIDRFMAEMPGYPARLFYQMAEEFVLANGLAEGRITLGGRTIKLAELSVPVLAVGGTGDVIATADSVRAIVDVLPGSPSVQFESVPGSHLGLLAGPGAKDTTWRHIDAFLGELEAA, encoded by the coding sequence GTGCGGGAATCGGACTGGTGGACACGGGTGAACGCGCAGCTGCGCAATGCGTGGGGGCTGACGCTGGGTGACGGTGTCGCGCCGGTGGAACGGACGCCGTCGACGCCGATTCACCTGGAGTTGCATCGCGATCTGCACCGCTACGGGCCCGCCGGCGACGGCCGCCCGGTGCTGCTCGTGCCGCCGCTCGCGGTGTCGATGCACTGCTACGACCTGCGGCCCGGTCAGAGCCTCGCGGCCCACCTGCTGGGCGCCGGGCGCACGCCGTACGTCGTCGACTACGGGACGATGAGCTACGCCGACCGGGGCCTCGGCTTCGAGGAGTGGATCGACGACATCGTCCCGGACGCGCTGCGTCGGGTGAGCGAACTGCACGACGGTGCCGACGTCGATGTCATCGGATGGAGTCTCGGTGGGACGCTCTCGCTGCTCACCGCGTCCGCCCACCCCGACCTGCCGATTGCGTCGATCGCCGCGCTCGGCACGCCGGCCGACTACTCGCGGATCCCGATGATGGCGGCCGCTCGCGGCGTGGGTCGCTTCACCGGGCACCGCCCGGTGACCGAACTGACCCGACTGATGGGCGGGCTGCCAGCCCCGCTCGTCCAGGTGGGCTACCGGGCCACCGCCCCGCAACGGGAGTTGCTCAAGCCGTGGTTCGTCGCCCGCAACCTGCACGACACCGAGACTCTCGCCCGGATGGAGGCGATCGACCGGTTCATGGCCGAGATGCCCGGCTATCCGGCGCGGCTGTTCTACCAGATGGCGGAGGAGTTCGTGCTCGCCAACGGCCTCGCCGAGGGGCGGATCACGCTGGGCGGCAGAACGATCAAACTCGCCGAGCTGTCCGTGCCGGTGCTCGCGGTCGGTGGAACGGGCGACGTCATCGCCACCGCGGACTCGGTCCGCGCGATCGTCGACGTCCTGCCCGGATCGCCGTCGGTGCAGTTCGAGTCCGTTCCCGGCAGCCACCTGGGGCTGCTCGCCGGACCCGGCGCGAAGGACACCACGTGGCGGCACATCGACGCGTTCCTCGGCGAGCTCGAGGCGGCCTGA
- a CDS encoding FMN reductase yields MSDTKTRALTVISAGLTQPSSSRLLADRLAAAAVDALTERGIDADVEVVELREHAHALVDNLLTGFPSGALRSVTERVAASDGLIAVTPIFNASYSGLFKSFFDVLEPGTLDGVPVLLGATGGTARHSLALEHAIRPMFAYLRAAAVPTAVYAASEDWAGSDDQALGRRIARAGRELVAAMAERQNTGPVDPFANSVPFEELLERQAP; encoded by the coding sequence ATGAGCGACACGAAAACCCGTGCGCTGACGGTGATCTCGGCGGGGTTGACGCAGCCGTCGTCGAGTCGGCTACTCGCCGACCGCCTCGCCGCGGCCGCCGTGGACGCGCTCACCGAGCGGGGCATCGACGCCGACGTCGAGGTGGTCGAACTCCGCGAGCACGCGCACGCGCTCGTCGACAACCTGCTCACCGGTTTCCCGAGCGGCGCGCTCCGGTCGGTGACCGAGCGGGTCGCGGCGTCCGACGGGCTCATCGCGGTGACGCCGATCTTCAACGCCTCCTACAGCGGGCTGTTCAAGTCGTTCTTCGACGTCCTGGAACCGGGAACGCTCGACGGTGTGCCGGTGCTGCTGGGCGCGACCGGCGGCACCGCGCGGCACTCGCTCGCGCTCGAGCACGCGATCCGTCCGATGTTCGCGTACCTCCGGGCGGCCGCGGTGCCGACGGCGGTCTACGCGGCGTCGGAGGACTGGGCGGGATCCGATGACCAGGCATTGGGGCGGCGGATCGCGCGCGCCGGACGTGAACTGGTCGCGGCGATGGCTGAGCGCCAGAACACGGGCCCTGTCGACCCGTTCGCGAACTCGGTTCCGTTCGAGGAGTTGCTGGAGCGGCAGGCGCCGTAA